In Corvus moneduloides isolate bCorMon1 chromosome 3, bCorMon1.pri, whole genome shotgun sequence, one DNA window encodes the following:
- the DPY30 gene encoding protein dpy-30 homolog isoform X1, which translates to MNAVFSNPGSALFSGHFPVRPANFTFRIMEGEQIMEGQPQVPENPHSEYGLTENVERIVENEKLNAEKTSKQKVDLQSLPTRAYLDQTVVPILLQGLAVLAKERPPNPIEFLAAYLLKNKSQFEDRN; encoded by the exons ATGAATGCTGTATTTTCTAATCCCGGTAGTGCCCTCTTTAGCGGAC ATTTTCCTGTACGTCCAGCAAATTTCACTTTTCGAATCATGGAGGGAGAACAGATTATGGAGGGACAGCCACAG GTTCCAGAAAATCCTCATTCTGAATACGGCCTCACTGAAAATGTAGAG aggATAGTAGAAAATGAGAAACTAAATGCCGAGAAAACATCAAAGCAGAAGGTGGACCTTCAGTCATTACCCACACGTGCCTACTTGGATCAGACAGTTGTACCTATCTTGCTACAGGGACTCGCTGTTCTTGCAAAAGAGAG accACCAAATCCCATTGAATTTCTAGCAgcatatcttttaaaaaacaagtcaCAATTTGAGGACCGAAATTAA
- the DPY30 gene encoding protein dpy-30 homolog isoform X2, protein MEGEQIMEGQPQVPENPHSEYGLTENVERIVENEKLNAEKTSKQKVDLQSLPTRAYLDQTVVPILLQGLAVLAKERPPNPIEFLAAYLLKNKSQFEDRN, encoded by the exons ATGGAGGGAGAACAGATTATGGAGGGACAGCCACAG GTTCCAGAAAATCCTCATTCTGAATACGGCCTCACTGAAAATGTAGAG aggATAGTAGAAAATGAGAAACTAAATGCCGAGAAAACATCAAAGCAGAAGGTGGACCTTCAGTCATTACCCACACGTGCCTACTTGGATCAGACAGTTGTACCTATCTTGCTACAGGGACTCGCTGTTCTTGCAAAAGAGAG accACCAAATCCCATTGAATTTCTAGCAgcatatcttttaaaaaacaagtcaCAATTTGAGGACCGAAATTAA